TAGCAATGACACAAACGAAGCAACATTAAGAATATCACTTACCCATTTGATCGTCAGTGTCAGAAACTGCaacataagaagaaaaagttatttggTGGGAATAAGagaagctggggaaaaaattgcTCCAGCAGTACTATTAAGCAGAAGGTGAAAGCCTCGAAGGGAGATtactaaaccaaaacaaacaaggcTCCTTTTTCCTGATCCCCATGCAGAGGTTCACACATTCTGTGATCAGGACAGGTTGTTCAACGAGCAAGAAACTTTCTCTTCTACTGAGCTTATGTAACAGCTACTGCTTCACAGAGATAAGCGACTATCTAGAATGATATCTCAATCTTTAAGACAGTTGGAATTTATGCAATGTAGCTTCCTAGAGCTACTCTTTCAGTAGCTCCTTCTGCCAGTTTCTTTGATGTTACACAAGCTCACCAATATTGTTGAACACAGCTGAGACATACACACACTGGGTAACTAATCAAGAAAAGTATTATAAATTCTGTCAAAAgcatgaaatgcagcaaaagaaGAACACGAAAATGAGGTGGTTGTCTTAAATCTTTTATCATATGTGTAGGACAAAGCTTGGCgagatgtttaaaaaacagcactgcTTTGGACAACAGCAAGAAACAAACCTCTCTCTAAAGtcaaagcattaaaatataCTTCTAAATGTGCTTCTGGAAACAACTTGCAAattggggggggaagagggaggggtGTTTTTTAAACTAATCATCAAGAATTGCACACTGGGACCTGAAAGTCAAGCAAGATGCATCCTCTCTGCACTTCTGGCACACCACTATCTCTTCATCAGTCAACCGTGCAGGCGCAGCAGGTGCAGGTCATGCACATGAAGGTTCCCCTTGTGATTAAAAGGACAGAACCAAGGGACAGATAACCACAGCCATTCAGAAGCGGAAGCCACAGTCACTGACTATACGTCTCTTCTCTACAGACCAGCTACTAGTCATTGCCTTAGCTAAGGCATTTTCTGGCTCACTTTGCCAGTTACCACAAGTCAAGTGCTGAAAGCTCACTCTAGCTCTTGCAGTCCTGTCTGTAGCCATACATCAGCTGTTCTGTGTGTGCTGGAGCAACCAGCACGATCTGCCACAGCTGTACAAAGTCCTGAGTTGGATGGCACATGGTTCTCCTTTATTGCTACTATGGGGAAGTCACTCTCCACAGCTTGCATAATGCTCTCCTCTTAAACGCATAAAAACAGTGGCAAATAGTGTGCTACTTTCACTCTAATTCGAGCTTGATACAGTACCTCTACTCTCacttgcaagaaaaagaaacaaggtaAGTTCTACTCCCTTCTGCAACTGTCTGCAGAAAGGGCGAACACGTACATGCTTGCTAAATTTCTTACCTAGATGCTGAAGGTCTTTCTCTTTGTAAAGACGAGCCACCCTCTCTAACAGCTCCCACTTTTCACAGCAGCCTTTGTAGTTGACAAAGTTGCGAGCAAGAATTTCCTTCAGCTGTCGCACAGAGAGTGCATTGATGTCTCCAATGCTTGTTAGATCAGAAAGAGAAGCCTTCCTTCCCAGCACCAGGTTATCTCCTGAGTGAGTGGACTGAAAGGGAACAAAGACGGAACAATTCTTGCTCAGCAACCACCAATGCAATTTAAGTAAGCTTTCAACACAGGAATTATCAGGAATTAGTGTTTGGATGTACACGTAACTTCAATTACTCTGTGAATCCCTCCATTTATCAGAAATACAAATCCTAAGATGGAAATAAATCATTCCTATAGTGTCCAAGTGACACCAGTTCTTTCTGTATGTGGAGGACAGGATGATGCTATACAAGGGGGTTGGTTGCGCCTGCAGGTGGTCAGGCTGAACTACTGTTTAGTCACCTATCTCTGTAGTAATGATTCTGTGGTGGCAAATACAGCATAGGAAACTTGATGTTCCTTGTTATCTGTCTAATTCCAGGTCACAAACCTGCGTCTCCTCCTCTGTCGGTGCTTCTGGTGCATTCTCAACTCCTGTCATATCAGCTTGGCTTGGAGACACATACCCAGTTGCCTAAAAGAGGGAATAAAGCTTTCACCAACAGTGTATCTCTGTCCAGAGGGAAATAAGCTTGATAGTTTAGTTCAACTGCAAACCCCACCCACTGGAACGTCAAGCTGCAGCACGAGGTAAAAGCTAGGCACACTGGCAGAAGATACCTCCTGTGCAGcacttaaaaacaattttaaaattagtaaaactatttttaaaaatggaagtgcAGCATCTGACCCTCTGAAGTCCCACTTAATTTAAACCCTGGTAGAGTGCTTTTTACAATCAGCTCCCACATGATGTTCTTGTGAGGCTGGGTCAGCAAGAGAACAAAATCTACATGGACATAAGACAGTAGCAGGGCCCCCGACAAGGTCACGGTGCAAGTCCTGGCACTGCTATGCAATCCTTCAGTATGAAGTGGCTGCAGCATGTGACCCCTGTGATATCACAGCCTGACTGCACACCAAGTATCAGTGCAAGACTCCTTATAAGACCCCTCCACAAAAATACTCAGAGACATCATCAAAGGTCACCTTCAGAGTAACCACACAGAAGTACCTCCTCGCCTGGGTGCTGGATTGGACAAACAGGAGACACTACATGAAGGACCAGCAGAATCAAAGCTGGAAAAGGGGCAGTTGCTCAGAGCACTCAATAAAGTGAAAGGAACTGCAGTGTAATTCCAGCTGACTACCCTCAGCAGCTATCCTCCCCCTCTGGTTTCCCTACTGAGGAAGAAGACTGCAGCATTATCATCCTAGAGAGATGATAACTGGTTGATATTTACAAAATtgaggaataaaaatgaaaggaaatgaataGTAGAGTGTACTGTGAGTCGAGAAAAGAATCTGTAATATATTACAGGACAGTATGGGAAGACTACAGAACTGAATGTGCAGGTAAAAAATCGGGATGACAatatccagaaaacaaaaaggccCTTAAATGATAAtgtaaataataacaataatgtaaataataatgtagaataaaaaaggagaaaaaaaaaataatgaacctctttattttgtattagaTATATCTGCTGAGGAAGCAGAAGGTACAGACACTTCCACAGCTCCAGTCCACAAGGAACTAAACATACCTATTAACTTACGTAATAGGACTGGGAGCAGATGTCAGACACTGAGTAAACTTCCCATATGAGATagcagaaagacaaacaaagcaaaatcaataaaaacaatTCAATTCAAATGCCCTTTACAAGGTTCCTCAAAACAGCATTCATCGTCAACTGAAGACTGACAACAGacttggggttttgttttctattgatCTGGGTGCAGGAGGTACCAAAAACTTTGCCCAAATCACACTTTCCCAGCAGTTTCAGTTGCAGGATTGCTTTAAACTGTGCTTGCTGTCTCGCACATGAATTCAAGAGTAACAACAACCAATACCTACATACAGTTGTCAACATCAACACACAAAGATCTGTGCACCAACACAGACATCACATACCAAAGGAACCATTAGTCACAGGAAGTAGCtagtggcaaaaaaaaacatatgtcTCAAAGGACTTCAAAATTTTGCTGTTCCCAGAGTGAGTGCTCACTATACTTAGCCCTGCCCACCAAATTAAATGCCGCTAGTGCAGAAATTCCACAGAAGCAGCACATTCCACTTCGGTGCAGCAGCACGGCAGTGTAAAACAACTCTAattattctgtaaaaaaaaaaagtgaactcctCACTCcaaatttattaatataaaaaaacaccacaactgAGAAAGGCATGTATAAAATGCAATTGAAGCATTTTGTCAGCTGCTCTAAACAGAAGCCCTCTTACTTTTTAAGCAGGCATCCATAGTGTTAAACTTGTATGGCACATTACCTACTTGGAAACCTCATGCAGCATCTTAGTAGTTAATCCAAAAATAGAGATGGACAAGTATGCGAAAGATGCTTCTGGTTAAAGACTGTACCTGTTGATGTTCCTGAGCTCGTGAACTTGAGATGGAATCTGCAGACGCTGGAGACGCATCACGTGAGGTAGATGATGCCGTGCTGGTTGACGGGTGAGTCACAAAGTCTTGCTGTCCAGAGGCACTAGTATTAAATGGGCTTGTTCTTATTTGATCTTCCTGGTTAATTACTGGATGCTGGCTAAGAATCAGAAATACCAGGTCCTCCTTTTCACGACACAACTCTGTGGAAATCTCATGGAGTGTCAAATAGTCTCGCAGTTCCTTCACCTTCATCTTCATCAGCTCTTCCCGCTGAAAACCTGTGGCTCGGAAACGCTGACAGAGGTGGCAGAGGAGGGGACCATCTTCAGTCTGGTTTGAGCAGGacatacaaaaatgtttcttacagTCCACGCAGATatgctggggaagagaagggaaca
This DNA window, taken from Anas acuta chromosome 19, bAnaAcu1.1, whole genome shotgun sequence, encodes the following:
- the RFFL gene encoding E3 ubiquitin-protein ligase rififylin isoform X1, with protein sequence MVIRRGRGKAAKRLGCAPLEVLGTAVTPGGFSPLGTRLEAAAGAPCPPGEGRVTMWAGCCNWFCLDGSAEEMQSQPEQGARAQAYSNPGYSSYPSPTASEESCKACGAHFDNSSRKHICVDCKKHFCMSCSNQTEDGPLLCHLCQRFRATGFQREELMKMKVKELRDYLTLHEISTELCREKEDLVFLILSQHPVINQEDQIRTSPFNTSASGQQDFVTHPSTSTASSTSRDASPASADSISSSRAQEHQQATGYVSPSQADMTGVENAPEAPTEEETQSTHSGDNLVLGRKASLSDLTSIGDINALSVRQLKEILARNFVNYKGCCEKWELLERVARLYKEKDLQHLVSDTDDQMGGAGRSGMEDNLCKICMDLPADCVLLECGHLVTCTKCGKRMSECPICRQYVVRAVHVFRS
- the RFFL gene encoding E3 ubiquitin-protein ligase rififylin isoform X5, giving the protein MWAGCCNWFCLDGSAEEMQSQPEQGARAQAYSNPGYSSYPSPTASEESCKACGAHFDNSSRKHICVDCKKHFCMSCSNQTEDGPLLCHLCQRFRATGFQREELMKMKVKELRDYLTLHEISTELCREKEDLVFLILSQHPVINQEDQIRTSPFNTSASGQQDFVTHPSTSTASSTSRDASPASADSISSSRAQEHQQATGYVSPSQADMTGVENAPEAPTEEETQSTHSGDNLVLGRKASLSDLTSIGDINALSVRQLKEILARNFVNYKGCCEKWELLERVARLYKEKDLQHLVSDTDDQMGGAGRSGMEDNLCKICMDLPADCVLLECGHLVTCTKCGKRMSECPICRQYVVRAVHVFRS
- the RFFL gene encoding E3 ubiquitin-protein ligase rififylin isoform X4 gives rise to the protein MTVTMWAGCCNWFCLDGSAEEMQSQPEQGARAQAYSNPGYSSYPSPTASEESCKACGAHFDNSSRKHICVDCKKHFCMSCSNQTEDGPLLCHLCQRFRATGFQREELMKMKVKELRDYLTLHEISTELCREKEDLVFLILSQHPVINQEDQIRTSPFNTSASGQQDFVTHPSTSTASSTSRDASPASADSISSSRAQEHQQATGYVSPSQADMTGVENAPEAPTEEETQSTHSGDNLVLGRKASLSDLTSIGDINALSVRQLKEILARNFVNYKGCCEKWELLERVARLYKEKDLQHLVSDTDDQMGGAGRSGMEDNLCKICMDLPADCVLLECGHLVTCTKCGKRMSECPICRQYVVRAVHVFRS
- the RFFL gene encoding E3 ubiquitin-protein ligase rififylin isoform X3 → MPHPPCSWTVSETDIKVTTRTVTMWAGCCNWFCLDGSAEEMQSQPEQGARAQAYSNPGYSSYPSPTASEESCKACGAHFDNSSRKHICVDCKKHFCMSCSNQTEDGPLLCHLCQRFRATGFQREELMKMKVKELRDYLTLHEISTELCREKEDLVFLILSQHPVINQEDQIRTSPFNTSASGQQDFVTHPSTSTASSTSRDASPASADSISSSRAQEHQQATGYVSPSQADMTGVENAPEAPTEEETQSTHSGDNLVLGRKASLSDLTSIGDINALSVRQLKEILARNFVNYKGCCEKWELLERVARLYKEKDLQHLVSDTDDQMGGAGRSGMEDNLCKICMDLPADCVLLECGHLVTCTKCGKRMSECPICRQYVVRAVHVFRS
- the RFFL gene encoding E3 ubiquitin-protein ligase rififylin isoform X6, producing the protein MWLLCCSSYWKVQDLTSPSVEHFLQKSTWTHICVDCKKHFCMSCSNQTEDGPLLCHLCQRFRATGFQREELMKMKVKELRDYLTLHEISTELCREKEDLVFLILSQHPVINQEDQIRTSPFNTSASGQQDFVTHPSTSTASSTSRDASPASADSISSSRAQEHQQATGYVSPSQADMTGVENAPEAPTEEETQSTHSGDNLVLGRKASLSDLTSIGDINALSVRQLKEILARNFVNYKGCCEKWELLERVARLYKEKDLQHLVSDTDDQMGGAGRSGMEDNLCKICMDLPADCVLLECGHLVTCTKCGKRMSECPICRQYVVRAVHVFRS
- the RFFL gene encoding E3 ubiquitin-protein ligase rififylin isoform X2, giving the protein MPCCVGLVKSSSSSCVCLCTGLPVTMWAGCCNWFCLDGSAEEMQSQPEQGARAQAYSNPGYSSYPSPTASEESCKACGAHFDNSSRKHICVDCKKHFCMSCSNQTEDGPLLCHLCQRFRATGFQREELMKMKVKELRDYLTLHEISTELCREKEDLVFLILSQHPVINQEDQIRTSPFNTSASGQQDFVTHPSTSTASSTSRDASPASADSISSSRAQEHQQATGYVSPSQADMTGVENAPEAPTEEETQSTHSGDNLVLGRKASLSDLTSIGDINALSVRQLKEILARNFVNYKGCCEKWELLERVARLYKEKDLQHLVSDTDDQMGGAGRSGMEDNLCKICMDLPADCVLLECGHLVTCTKCGKRMSECPICRQYVVRAVHVFRS